In Aegilops tauschii subsp. strangulata cultivar AL8/78 chromosome 3, Aet v6.0, whole genome shotgun sequence, one genomic interval encodes:
- the LOC109736975 gene encoding vesicle transport v-SNARE 13 isoform X1, giving the protein MTDVFQGYERQYCEISASLSRKCTAAASQEGEKLKQKASEIKSGIDGAEALIRKMDLEARNLQPSVRAGQLAKLREYKSDLNNLKGALKRITAGNGQQGAREELLESGMADTLVVSADQRSRLLRTTERQNQTTDRIRDSHRTMLETEELGVSIMHDLHQQRQSLLHANDTLHDVDDNIGKSRKIMGAMVRRMDRNKWIIGLLIALLVLAILVVLYFKFVH; this is encoded by the exons ATGACCGATGTATTCCAGGGCTACGAGCGCCAGTACTGCGAGATCTCGGCCTCCCTCTCCCGCAAATGCACGGCCGCCGCCTCCCAGGAGGGAG AGAAACTGAAGCAGAAGGCCTCGGAGATCAAATCCGGAATCGATGGCGCCGAGGCACTG ATAAGGAAGATGGATCTTGAAGCAAGGAACCTCCAGCCGAGCGTGAGGGCCGGGCAACTGGCGAAACTGAGAGAGTACAAGTCGGATCTTAACAATCTGAAGGGGGCGTTGAAGAGAATCACTGCTGGTAATGGCCAACAAGGGGCGAGAGAGGAGTTGCTGGAGTCAGGAATGGCAGATACGTTGGTG GTATCTGCTGATCAAAGGTCAAGATTGCTCAGGACAACGGAAAGGCAAAATCAGACAACTGATAGGATCAGAGATAGCCATAGAACTATGCTGGAAACAGAAGAGCTTGGAGTCTCCATCATGCATGACTTGCATCAGCAGCGCCAGTCTCTTTTGCATGCTAATGATACG TTGCATGACGTGGATGACAACATTGGCAAGAGCAGAAAGATCATGGGGGCCATGGTGAGAAGGATGGATAGGAACAAGTGGATTATCGGCTTGCTGATAGCCCTTCTTGTTTTAGCGATCCTAGTAGTCCTGTATTTCAAGTTTGTGCACTGA
- the LOC109736975 gene encoding vesicle transport v-SNARE 13 isoform X2 — MDLEARNLQPSVRAGQLAKLREYKSDLNNLKGALKRITAGNGQQGAREELLESGMADTLVVSADQRSRLLRTTERQNQTTDRIRDSHRTMLETEELGVSIMHDLHQQRQSLLHANDTLHDVDDNIGKSRKIMGAMVRRMDRNKWIIGLLIALLVLAILVVLYFKFVH, encoded by the exons ATGGATCTTGAAGCAAGGAACCTCCAGCCGAGCGTGAGGGCCGGGCAACTGGCGAAACTGAGAGAGTACAAGTCGGATCTTAACAATCTGAAGGGGGCGTTGAAGAGAATCACTGCTGGTAATGGCCAACAAGGGGCGAGAGAGGAGTTGCTGGAGTCAGGAATGGCAGATACGTTGGTG GTATCTGCTGATCAAAGGTCAAGATTGCTCAGGACAACGGAAAGGCAAAATCAGACAACTGATAGGATCAGAGATAGCCATAGAACTATGCTGGAAACAGAAGAGCTTGGAGTCTCCATCATGCATGACTTGCATCAGCAGCGCCAGTCTCTTTTGCATGCTAATGATACG TTGCATGACGTGGATGACAACATTGGCAAGAGCAGAAAGATCATGGGGGCCATGGTGAGAAGGATGGATAGGAACAAGTGGATTATCGGCTTGCTGATAGCCCTTCTTGTTTTAGCGATCCTAGTAGTCCTGTATTTCAAGTTTGTGCACTGA